A genomic segment from Streptomyces sp. NBC_00459 encodes:
- a CDS encoding MGH1-like glycoside hydrolase domain-containing protein — protein sequence MSMAAAEQDTGDRDGKGAPVRRRGFLKAASGTALTAAGVGAAPAPATARAVAPTIGFTMPTLTFDDPATQRRLGRLYASALTDMSDRNTIRADPAVYDRAGLLTDPPGTVVRAGAGYPTPQRWTRDAAVNAWSAASLLAPGLGRNTLWSVVDRGPGGLVVQQDNQWWDQVVWIVAAWHHYLVTGDRDFLAKAHETAVHTMEAREAHSFNSTYGLFRGPGFMNDGISGYPDPPWTSGVRSSFVLDHPHAADLLCLSTNCLYYGARSALAAMADALGKPAEASAWRAAAERLRTAIDRHLWRPDAGTYAYLVHGAGPSAGRVDTSQEGAGLALALLLGVADGQRARQILDSTHWQPHGIVNVWPHFARFGAGRPGRHNVMVWPMVHGLYGLAAAGAGRAEPFARAVETLADLVTGSGGDFYEVYDSVSGTVDGGWQSGASGRAEHFVSQPHQTWSATAYLRLVHEGLVGLEHSTDAVRLRPCLPRRWGSVRLRGLRWRGMTLDIALTGAGNRVRSCTVDGRPAAPVLAAAGTGRHTVELVLDGE from the coding sequence ATGAGCATGGCGGCTGCGGAGCAGGACACCGGTGACCGGGACGGCAAGGGAGCCCCGGTTCGCCGACGGGGGTTTCTCAAGGCCGCGAGCGGTACGGCGCTCACGGCGGCCGGCGTCGGTGCCGCCCCAGCCCCGGCCACCGCCCGTGCCGTGGCCCCCACGATCGGGTTCACCATGCCCACACTCACCTTCGACGACCCGGCCACCCAGCGCCGACTGGGCAGGCTCTACGCGTCCGCGCTGACGGACATGTCCGACCGCAACACCATCAGGGCGGATCCGGCGGTCTACGACAGGGCGGGGCTGCTCACCGACCCGCCCGGCACCGTCGTACGGGCCGGGGCCGGCTATCCGACGCCGCAGCGATGGACCCGGGACGCGGCCGTCAACGCGTGGAGCGCGGCCTCCCTGCTGGCTCCGGGACTCGGCCGCAACACCCTCTGGTCGGTGGTGGACCGAGGGCCGGGCGGACTGGTCGTACAGCAGGACAACCAGTGGTGGGACCAGGTCGTGTGGATCGTGGCCGCCTGGCACCACTACCTGGTCACCGGCGATCGGGACTTCCTGGCCAAGGCGCACGAGACGGCCGTCCACACGATGGAGGCGCGCGAGGCGCACAGCTTCAACAGTACGTACGGGCTCTTCCGGGGGCCGGGGTTCATGAACGACGGGATCTCCGGCTATCCCGATCCGCCCTGGACCTCGGGTGTCCGTTCGTCCTTCGTCCTCGACCATCCGCACGCCGCCGACCTGCTGTGCCTGTCGACGAACTGCCTGTACTACGGCGCGCGATCGGCTCTGGCGGCCATGGCCGATGCCCTGGGCAAGCCAGCGGAGGCATCGGCGTGGCGTGCGGCGGCCGAGCGGCTGCGTACCGCGATCGACCGGCATCTGTGGCGGCCGGACGCGGGCACGTACGCGTATCTCGTGCACGGTGCCGGTCCGTCCGCCGGCCGTGTCGACACCTCGCAGGAGGGCGCCGGACTCGCTCTCGCGCTGTTGCTCGGCGTGGCCGACGGGCAGCGGGCGCGGCAGATCCTGGACAGCACCCACTGGCAGCCGCACGGCATCGTCAATGTCTGGCCGCACTTCGCCCGGTTCGGCGCCGGCCGACCCGGTCGGCACAACGTGATGGTCTGGCCGATGGTGCACGGCCTGTACGGACTGGCCGCGGCCGGCGCCGGCCGGGCCGAACCGTTCGCGCGTGCCGTAGAGACCTTGGCGGACCTCGTCACAGGCAGCGGGGGCGACTTCTACGAGGTGTACGACTCGGTGAGCGGGACGGTCGACGGCGGCTGGCAGAGCGGCGCGAGCGGCAGAGCCGAGCACTTCGTCTCGCAGCCGCATCAGACCTGGTCGGCGACCGCGTATCTGCGCCTCGTCCACGAAGGGCTGGTCGGCCTGGAGCACTCGACGGACGCGGTGCGGCTGAGACCCTGTCTGCCTCGGCGGTGGGGGTCGGTCCGGCTGCGCGGGCTGCGCTGGCGGGGCATGACCCTCGACATCGCACTGACCGGCGCGGGGAACCGGGTGCGCTCCTGCACGGTGGACGGACGACCGGCCGCCCCGGTTCTCGCCGCGGCCGGAACCGGTCGGCACACGGTCGAGCTGGTGCTCGACGGGGAGTGA
- a CDS encoding SDR family oxidoreductase: MTSRTSTTPSGTPRTGPRVAIVTGGSRGIGRQVAQQLAADGFAVVVGYAGNKEAAEDAVHTIEAAGGAARSARADVADEADVSALFDLAESTYGGVDAVVHAAGRMALSPIAELDLDELDAVHRTNIRGTFVVDREAARRLRPGGALVNFSTSVLGLSFPGYGAYAASKGAVEALTLILAREMRGRDITVNAVAPGPTATDLFLDGKDEETVARLAAQPPLERLGTPQDIASVVSFLVGPAGHWVNGQVLRANGGIA, translated from the coding sequence ATGACCTCTCGGACCAGCACCACCCCGTCCGGCACTCCCCGCACCGGCCCCCGCGTCGCGATCGTCACCGGCGGCTCGCGCGGGATAGGGCGGCAGGTGGCCCAGCAGCTCGCCGCCGACGGTTTCGCCGTGGTGGTCGGCTACGCAGGCAACAAGGAGGCCGCCGAGGACGCCGTGCACACCATCGAGGCCGCCGGCGGCGCCGCGCGCTCCGCCCGCGCCGATGTCGCCGACGAGGCCGACGTGAGCGCCCTGTTCGACCTCGCGGAGAGCACGTACGGAGGCGTCGACGCCGTCGTCCACGCGGCCGGCCGGATGGCTCTGTCCCCGATAGCCGAACTCGACCTGGACGAGCTCGACGCCGTCCACCGCACCAACATCCGGGGCACGTTCGTCGTCGACCGGGAGGCGGCACGGCGGCTGCGGCCGGGCGGAGCGCTCGTCAACTTCTCCACGTCGGTTCTCGGCCTGTCCTTCCCCGGCTACGGCGCCTACGCGGCGAGCAAGGGCGCCGTCGAGGCCCTCACGCTGATCCTCGCCCGGGAGATGCGCGGCCGGGACATCACCGTCAACGCCGTCGCGCCCGGACCGACGGCCACCGACCTGTTCCTCGACGGGAAGGACGAGGAGACCGTCGCCCGCCTGGCCGCCCAGCCGCCGCTGGAACGCCTGGGCACGCCTCAGGACATCGCCTCGGTCGTGTCCTTCCTGGTCGGCCCGGCCGGCCACTGGGTCAACGGCCAGGTGTTGCGTGCCAACGGGGGCATCGCCTGA
- a CDS encoding TetR/AcrR family transcriptional regulator: protein MDAREKILDAATELLGRASAADVSTRAVCEAAGVGAPMLYRLFGDKAGLLAAVVDRGFEQYLASKRAARPSDDPVADLKRGWDNHMRFALDHPNHYRLMYSPELTTPPAAANEAHALLHGVLERCAAAGLLTVPPEAATRVVMAANVGAALSMLTRPEQYPDIRFAARLRDSVIDSVTRPADTGEPRDTGRESAVPAAAATLAARLRAEPPQRLTVVEAALLQQWLGTLADSGEPTA from the coding sequence ATGGACGCGAGAGAGAAGATCCTGGACGCCGCCACGGAGTTGCTGGGCCGGGCGTCGGCAGCCGATGTGTCGACGCGGGCCGTGTGCGAGGCGGCGGGCGTGGGGGCGCCGATGCTCTACCGGCTCTTCGGCGACAAGGCGGGGCTGCTCGCCGCAGTGGTCGACCGGGGATTCGAGCAGTACCTCGCGTCCAAGCGCGCCGCCCGGCCCAGCGACGACCCGGTCGCCGACCTCAAGCGCGGCTGGGACAACCACATGCGCTTCGCGCTGGACCACCCGAACCACTACCGCCTCATGTACTCGCCCGAGCTCACCACGCCCCCAGCCGCCGCGAATGAGGCCCACGCCCTGCTGCACGGCGTGCTGGAGCGGTGCGCGGCGGCCGGGCTGCTGACCGTCCCTCCGGAGGCCGCCACCCGGGTCGTCATGGCGGCGAACGTCGGCGCGGCCCTGTCCATGCTCACCAGGCCGGAGCAGTACCCCGACATCCGGTTCGCCGCCCGCCTGCGGGACTCGGTGATCGACTCCGTCACCCGCCCCGCCGACACCGGCGAACCGCGCGACACCGGCCGGGAGAGCGCGGTACCGGCGGCGGCGGCCACCCTCGCCGCCCGGCTGCGCGCCGAACCCCCGCAGCGGCTCACCGTGGTCGAGGCGGCCCTCCTGCAGCAGTGGCTGGGAACGCTCGCCGATTCCGGCGAGCCCACGGCCTGA
- a CDS encoding DoxX family protein — protein sequence MPRSQRSPLLLAGLLAAAGVTHFVAPRTFDAIVPRSLPGTPRTWTYASGAAELALAAGIALPRTRRVAALATAGFFVGVFPANVKMAVDWRNRPAALRAGAIGRLPLQVPLVLWARSVAKNGEVRS from the coding sequence GTGCCCCGGTCCCAACGTTCACCCCTGCTGCTCGCCGGTCTGCTGGCCGCCGCAGGTGTCACCCACTTCGTCGCGCCCCGCACGTTCGACGCGATCGTGCCGCGCTCGCTGCCGGGCACACCCAGGACCTGGACGTACGCCAGTGGCGCCGCCGAACTCGCACTCGCGGCCGGGATCGCGCTGCCGCGTACCCGGCGGGTCGCCGCGCTGGCCACGGCGGGCTTCTTCGTCGGGGTCTTCCCGGCCAACGTGAAGATGGCCGTCGACTGGCGGAACAGGCCCGCCGCCCTGCGGGCCGGAGCCATCGGGCGGCTGCCGCTCCAGGTTCCGCTCGTCCTGTGGGCACGCAGTGTCGCGAAGAACGGAGAGGTCCGGTCATGA
- a CDS encoding peroxiredoxin: MTKVNVGDKIEDFELPDESGAPRRLSELLVDGPIVLFFYPAALTPGCTAEACHFRDLAAEFAAVGARPVGISGDSVDRQQEFAQSHTLGMPLLSDADGTVRELFGVKRGFSVLPTKRVTFVIAQDRTVLEVVTSELRMNTHADRALAALRAHKG; this comes from the coding sequence ATGACAAAGGTGAACGTCGGGGACAAGATCGAGGACTTCGAGCTGCCCGACGAGAGCGGAGCGCCGCGTCGGCTGTCCGAACTGCTCGTCGACGGGCCGATCGTTCTCTTCTTCTATCCCGCTGCCCTGACTCCCGGCTGCACCGCCGAGGCCTGTCACTTCCGGGACCTGGCCGCCGAGTTCGCCGCCGTAGGCGCGCGGCCGGTGGGCATCAGCGGTGACTCCGTCGACCGCCAGCAGGAGTTCGCGCAGAGCCACACGCTCGGCATGCCGCTGCTGTCGGACGCCGACGGGACGGTCCGTGAGCTGTTCGGCGTCAAGCGCGGGTTCTCGGTGCTGCCCACCAAGCGGGTCACCTTCGTCATAGCCCAGGACCGGACGGTCCTGGAGGTCGTGACGAGCGAGCTGAGGATGAACACCCACGCGGACCGTGCTCTCGCCGCACTCCGCGCCCACAAGGGCTGA
- a CDS encoding ATP-binding SpoIIE family protein phosphatase — MKQVAAAVIIDARGMVTGWSEGARRLTGHAAEAVVGRPAADLLAEDPPPTAMTELAGVVALRHRDGHRVELTVSACAVLGADGEARGFVVTALPEPAAPEPQPVVQGPASLERAIRQASVSMSAFDTNQRYTWLNDAACDLMGVEEQTLIGQFYADGNIVPDDRISEGFLLNLREVTRTGVPVRYETFGKDADDGREHAWSMEMWPVRDDLGAVVSVGIAAFDSSEQHWSRRRLALLNEAAAAIGTTLDVVRTAEELVELVVPRFADFVSVDLLDWVLGAEEPTPAQADEVVLHRVAHGSVTEGTPEAVIALGAKDTYPPSTPPVRAIAEGRAVLGRVGERAFDEWVAERNAREPVGRPYRKGVHSMVTVPLRARGTTLGVAVFLRIGRPDPYTEDDVVLAEELTSRAAVCVDNARRFARERTTALALQHSLLPRGLPGQAAVEVAHRYLPCGSVAGIGGDWFDVIPLSGSRVALCVGDVVGHGIQSSATMGRLRTAVRTLADVDLPPDELLTHLDDLVTHLADEEDGADVAELGATCLYAVYDPVSRRLTLASAGHPPPAFVPPGGVAELIEVTAGPPLGVGGLPFEATELKLPEGSLLALYTDGLIEDRDRDIDHATAELCRALNLPGASLDAVCDAVLKAVLPEQPGDDVALLLARTHALGAGRVATWDVPPDPAHVAVTRQSAMEQLAAWGLEEEAFVTELVVSELVTNAIRYGEPPIQLRLIRDRALIVEVSDGSSTSPHLRRAHVYDEGGRGLLLVAQLTQRWGSRQTGTGKTIWAEQPLPTE, encoded by the coding sequence ATGAAACAAGTCGCCGCCGCGGTGATCATCGATGCCCGAGGCATGGTGACGGGATGGAGCGAGGGTGCCCGGCGGCTGACGGGGCACGCGGCGGAGGCCGTCGTCGGACGCCCGGCCGCGGACCTCCTCGCCGAGGACCCGCCGCCGACGGCGATGACCGAGCTGGCCGGTGTGGTCGCGCTCCGCCACCGGGACGGCCACCGCGTCGAACTCACCGTCAGCGCGTGCGCCGTACTGGGCGCGGACGGCGAGGCGCGGGGATTCGTCGTCACGGCCCTCCCCGAACCTGCGGCGCCCGAGCCGCAGCCGGTCGTACAGGGGCCCGCCTCGCTGGAGCGGGCCATCCGGCAGGCCTCCGTGTCGATGTCCGCCTTCGACACGAACCAGCGCTACACGTGGCTCAACGACGCCGCCTGCGATCTGATGGGGGTCGAGGAACAGACCCTGATCGGGCAGTTCTACGCGGACGGGAACATCGTGCCCGACGACCGGATCAGCGAGGGATTCCTGCTCAACCTGCGCGAGGTCACCCGCACAGGCGTCCCCGTCCGCTACGAGACCTTCGGCAAGGACGCGGACGACGGCCGGGAACACGCGTGGAGCATGGAGATGTGGCCGGTCCGCGACGACCTGGGTGCCGTCGTCTCCGTGGGCATCGCCGCGTTCGACAGCAGCGAACAGCACTGGTCGCGGCGGCGGCTCGCCCTGCTCAACGAGGCGGCCGCGGCCATCGGGACCACCCTCGACGTCGTGCGCACCGCCGAGGAACTCGTCGAACTCGTCGTGCCCCGGTTCGCCGACTTCGTCAGCGTCGACCTGCTCGACTGGGTGCTCGGCGCGGAGGAGCCCACGCCCGCACAGGCCGACGAGGTCGTACTGCACCGGGTCGCCCACGGATCCGTCACCGAGGGCACACCCGAGGCCGTCATCGCGCTGGGTGCGAAGGACACCTATCCGCCGTCCACCCCGCCCGTGCGGGCGATCGCGGAAGGCCGGGCGGTACTCGGACGGGTCGGCGAGCGGGCGTTCGACGAGTGGGTGGCGGAGCGCAACGCCCGCGAGCCCGTCGGTCGCCCGTACCGCAAGGGCGTCCACTCCATGGTCACCGTGCCGCTGCGGGCCCGCGGCACCACCCTGGGCGTCGCGGTCTTCCTGCGCATCGGCCGACCCGACCCCTACACCGAGGACGACGTCGTCCTAGCCGAGGAACTGACCAGTCGCGCCGCCGTCTGTGTCGACAACGCCCGCCGCTTCGCCCGCGAGCGCACGACCGCGCTGGCCCTGCAACACAGCCTGCTGCCCCGGGGGCTGCCAGGCCAGGCCGCGGTCGAGGTCGCCCACCGCTACCTGCCCTGCGGATCGGTGGCCGGCATCGGCGGCGACTGGTTCGACGTCATCCCGCTGTCGGGCAGCCGGGTCGCCCTCTGCGTCGGCGACGTCGTCGGACACGGCATCCAGTCCTCCGCGACCATGGGACGGCTCCGCACGGCCGTACGGACCCTCGCGGACGTCGATCTGCCGCCGGACGAGCTCCTCACCCACCTCGACGACCTGGTCACGCATCTGGCCGACGAGGAGGACGGTGCGGACGTCGCCGAACTGGGCGCCACCTGCCTCTACGCCGTCTACGACCCGGTCTCGCGCCGGCTGACCCTCGCCTCCGCCGGGCACCCGCCGCCCGCCTTCGTTCCGCCCGGCGGTGTCGCCGAGCTGATCGAGGTGACGGCGGGACCGCCGCTCGGCGTGGGCGGCCTGCCCTTCGAGGCGACCGAGCTGAAACTGCCCGAGGGCTCACTCCTCGCCCTCTACACGGACGGACTGATCGAGGACCGCGACCGGGACATCGACCACGCCACCGCCGAGCTGTGCCGCGCGCTGAACCTGCCCGGAGCCTCGCTCGACGCCGTGTGCGACGCCGTGCTCAAGGCCGTGCTGCCCGAGCAGCCCGGCGACGACGTGGCCCTGCTGCTCGCCCGCACGCACGCACTGGGCGCCGGCCGGGTGGCCACCTGGGACGTCCCGCCGGACCCCGCGCACGTGGCCGTCACCCGTCAGTCCGCCATGGAGCAACTGGCCGCCTGGGGGCTGGAGGAGGAGGCCTTCGTCACCGAACTCGTCGTCAGTGAACTGGTCACCAACGCCATCCGGTACGGCGAACCGCCCATCCAGCTGCGGCTGATCCGCGACCGCGCCCTCATCGTCGAGGTCTCCGACGGCAGCTCCACCTCACCGCACCTGCGCCGCGCGCACGTCTACGACGAGGGCGGCCGTGGTCTGCTGCTCGTCGCCCAGCTCACCCAGCGCTGGGGCAGCCGCCAGACGGGCACCGGCAAGACGATCTGGGCGGAGCAGCCGCTGCCGACGGAGTAG
- a CDS encoding cupin domain-containing protein produces MRNLLRTATAGAVTVTAVLACGTAHATPPGPGVSGRILAQTTIGDTDYTLREITIPAGQATGWHYHDGPLYGLVKQGTLSHFDSTCASDGEYPQGSAISEPAGPGNVHIGRNLGSTPVVLDVLYVLPHGSPFSEDAPNPGCDFQ; encoded by the coding sequence ATGCGCAATCTGCTTCGCACCGCCACGGCCGGGGCTGTCACGGTCACCGCGGTCCTCGCCTGCGGCACCGCCCACGCCACCCCGCCCGGGCCGGGAGTGTCGGGCCGAATACTGGCCCAGACCACCATCGGCGACACCGACTACACCCTGCGGGAGATCACCATCCCCGCGGGCCAGGCCACCGGCTGGCACTACCACGACGGGCCGCTCTACGGTCTCGTCAAACAGGGCACCCTCAGCCACTTCGACTCCACCTGCGCATCCGACGGCGAGTATCCGCAGGGCAGCGCCATCAGCGAGCCGGCCGGTCCCGGGAACGTCCACATAGGCCGGAATCTCGGCAGCACGCCCGTCGTGCTCGACGTCCTGTACGTGCTGCCGCACGGCTCGCCCTTCTCTGAGGACGCGCCGAACCCCGGGTGCGACTTCCAGTGA
- a CDS encoding MFS transporter → MTLSEENPVVEDAADAPPATGRRVPLWVAIVACSVPMFMVALDNLVVSTALHTLAVDLEANTQQLQWFVNAYVLSFACLLMTGAALGDRFGRRAVFVIGIVVFTLASVGCGLSDTSAQLITFRTVQGFGAAAVMPLSLTLLSQAVPDRLRGLALGLWSGVSGLAVAMGPVVGGAVVEGLDWRWIFWINVPVGIVAVPLVLATLRESRLPGAALDLVGMVLAAAGLFALVWGIVNGETDGWTSAEVLGAFAAGAVLLAVFVAWEARVPQPMLPLSFYRVRAFTLTNVVSATMYFGVFGSLFLLAQYLQIVPPRSPLEAGVRTLAWTLMPMFVAPVAGLLTDKVGGGRLMALGLFLQGVGLGWINLVADIDTTYSSLVGPMIVAGIGMGFVFAPTAAVVLGSVSREHAGKASGANTTVREIGGALGIAVLSTVFVAHGSTGSPQQFVDGLHPAVWVGVVVVFAGALCALGIPRRPRPETGRAAETEIPAEAVAERA, encoded by the coding sequence ATGACGCTGTCCGAAGAGAACCCGGTCGTGGAGGACGCGGCCGACGCGCCGCCGGCCACCGGCCGGCGGGTGCCGCTGTGGGTCGCGATCGTCGCGTGCAGCGTGCCCATGTTCATGGTCGCGCTCGACAACCTGGTCGTCTCGACGGCCCTGCACACACTGGCCGTCGACCTGGAGGCGAACACCCAGCAGCTCCAGTGGTTCGTCAACGCGTACGTCCTCAGTTTCGCCTGTCTGCTGATGACGGGGGCCGCGCTCGGTGACCGGTTCGGCCGACGCGCGGTCTTCGTGATCGGCATCGTCGTCTTCACTCTGGCCTCGGTCGGCTGCGGCCTCTCCGACACCAGCGCGCAGCTGATCACGTTCCGTACCGTGCAGGGCTTCGGTGCCGCGGCCGTGATGCCGCTGTCGCTCACCCTCCTCTCGCAGGCCGTCCCGGACCGGCTGCGCGGGCTGGCGCTCGGCCTGTGGTCGGGTGTGAGCGGTCTGGCCGTCGCGATGGGCCCGGTGGTGGGCGGCGCGGTGGTCGAGGGACTGGACTGGCGGTGGATCTTCTGGATCAACGTACCGGTGGGCATCGTCGCCGTGCCGCTGGTCCTTGCAACGCTCCGCGAGAGCAGGCTGCCCGGAGCCGCACTCGACCTGGTCGGCATGGTGCTGGCCGCCGCCGGCCTGTTCGCACTGGTGTGGGGCATCGTGAACGGCGAGACGGACGGCTGGACCTCGGCCGAGGTGCTCGGCGCGTTCGCAGCGGGCGCGGTTCTGCTGGCCGTGTTCGTCGCCTGGGAGGCCCGGGTCCCGCAGCCGATGCTGCCGCTGTCCTTCTACAGGGTGCGGGCGTTCACCCTCACCAACGTCGTCTCGGCGACCATGTACTTCGGTGTCTTCGGGTCCCTCTTCCTGCTGGCCCAGTACCTCCAGATCGTGCCGCCGCGCTCGCCGCTGGAGGCCGGGGTCCGCACGCTCGCCTGGACACTGATGCCGATGTTCGTCGCCCCCGTCGCGGGCCTGCTCACCGACAAGGTGGGCGGCGGCCGGCTGATGGCCCTGGGCCTCTTCCTCCAGGGCGTCGGGCTCGGCTGGATCAACCTGGTCGCGGACATCGACACCACGTACTCCTCCCTGGTCGGGCCGATGATCGTGGCCGGGATCGGCATGGGCTTCGTGTTCGCGCCGACAGCGGCGGTGGTGCTGGGCTCGGTCAGCCGCGAGCACGCGGGCAAGGCGTCCGGCGCCAACACCACCGTCCGGGAGATCGGCGGGGCGCTCGGGATCGCCGTACTGAGCACGGTGTTCGTGGCACACGGCAGCACGGGTTCGCCGCAGCAGTTCGTGGACGGGCTGCACCCGGCGGTGTGGGTCGGTGTCGTCGTGGTGTTCGCGGGCGCGCTGTGCGCGCTGGGGATTCCGCGTCGGCCCCGGCCGGAAACGGGCAGGGCGGCAGAGACGGAGATCCCGGCCGAGGCAGTGGCCGAGCGAGCCTGA
- a CDS encoding DUF3291 domain-containing protein: MPTLPWTTVNKPAPDATAFVMASRLEVRSLKDVPRFFLRSLAAWKQVKSAPGAYGASLIAEPLKRTFWTLSAWEDKQALYTYARTEPHKSVMTGLRSTMNRSVFTFWETPAADLPIDWSDARDRLAAQERADADGSSPTV, from the coding sequence ATGCCCACCCTGCCCTGGACCACTGTCAACAAGCCCGCTCCGGACGCGACGGCGTTCGTCATGGCGTCCCGCCTGGAGGTCCGCTCCCTCAAGGACGTCCCCCGCTTCTTCCTGCGGTCCCTCGCCGCGTGGAAGCAGGTGAAGAGCGCGCCCGGCGCGTACGGCGCCTCGCTGATCGCCGAGCCGCTGAAGCGCACGTTCTGGACACTGTCGGCCTGGGAGGACAAGCAGGCCCTCTACACCTACGCGCGGACCGAGCCCCACAAGTCGGTCATGACCGGCCTGCGCTCCACGATGAACCGCTCGGTCTTCACCTTCTGGGAGACCCCGGCGGCGGACCTGCCCATCGACTGGTCGGACGCGCGCGACCGGCTGGCCGCCCAGGAGCGCGCTGACGCCGACGGCAGCTCACCGACCGTCTGA
- a CDS encoding MerR family transcriptional regulator has translation MRMSELSRRSGVSVTTIKYYLREGLLPVGRQLSATQAEYDENHLRRLRLIRALIGVRGLSVSTTREVLGALAEHTADTHRLLGLTLGAIRLADETEADSPEPAEVDALIEELGWDVHKSAPARVTLADTLASLRTLGSPLDMRVLLPYARLAEETAVLDLDQLDGIEDPLEVAERALLLTVLLEPALMALRRMAQQNESARRHADGADGLDRADN, from the coding sequence ATGCGCATGTCCGAGCTGAGCCGCCGCAGTGGCGTCTCCGTCACGACGATCAAGTACTACCTCCGCGAAGGTCTCCTCCCGGTCGGCCGCCAGCTGTCGGCCACGCAGGCCGAGTACGACGAGAACCACCTGCGCAGACTCCGGTTGATCCGCGCGCTGATCGGCGTACGCGGCCTGTCCGTCAGTACCACCCGGGAGGTGCTGGGCGCCCTCGCCGAGCACACCGCGGACACCCACCGCCTCCTGGGGCTCACGCTCGGGGCGATCCGGCTGGCCGACGAGACCGAGGCGGACTCTCCGGAACCGGCCGAAGTCGACGCGCTGATCGAGGAGTTGGGCTGGGACGTGCACAAGTCCGCCCCCGCCCGCGTCACACTGGCCGACACCCTCGCCTCGCTGCGCACCCTCGGCTCACCACTGGACATGCGGGTCCTCCTGCCGTACGCCCGGCTGGCCGAGGAGACCGCGGTCCTCGATCTCGACCAACTGGACGGGATCGAGGACCCGTTGGAGGTCGCCGAACGCGCGCTCCTGCTCACCGTCCTCCTGGAACCCGCGCTCATGGCGCTGCGCCGCATGGCCCAGCAGAACGAGTCGGCCCGGCGGCACGCCGACGGGGCGGACGGGCTGGACCGGGCGGACAACTGA
- a CDS encoding NAD(P)/FAD-dependent oxidoreductase, protein MSAKPSIAVVGGGVAGLSAAYALREHAEITLFEREDHYGGHANTVEVEDAGRVLGIDTAFVVFNRPAYPNLSGFFDELGVESKQLLSGFNFFDLTEGVQYGSDEMDLPEEEVRARYPEAFQTIWREARRFHEEGRRDFFRKRTDMPMGEYLDRGGYSQEFRYGYFILLCSAVWSVPAELVWEMPATTVIAFFMAHDETGLGGRRVDWRTVGGGSISYVRKVLAAIDPKVRLSEPVTGIHQDEDGVTVRTAGGSERFDHVVLATHADVTRALLENPTDRQRELLAPLRYNASTVILHTDPSVMPADRSRWEAWNYGKVTVDGQPRTYVAYYMNKLHDFESETDYFVTLDCPLPVAEDTVIRTFHYEHPVLDMAMRRAQQTVYEVNEGPRVKLCGSYFHSKQQYHDQIGSHEAAFSAGKEAAAQLLRELGR, encoded by the coding sequence ATGTCCGCCAAGCCCAGCATCGCCGTCGTCGGCGGTGGCGTCGCCGGCCTCTCCGCCGCCTACGCCCTGCGCGAGCACGCCGAGATCACCCTGTTCGAACGCGAGGACCACTACGGCGGACACGCCAACACCGTCGAGGTCGAGGACGCCGGCCGGGTCCTGGGCATCGACACCGCGTTCGTCGTCTTCAACCGCCCCGCCTACCCCAACCTCAGCGGGTTCTTCGACGAACTGGGCGTGGAATCCAAGCAGTTGCTGAGCGGCTTCAACTTCTTCGACCTCACCGAGGGCGTGCAGTACGGCAGCGACGAGATGGACCTGCCGGAGGAGGAGGTGCGCGCCCGCTACCCGGAGGCGTTCCAGACCATCTGGCGCGAGGCCCGCCGGTTCCACGAGGAGGGCCGCCGGGACTTCTTCCGCAAGCGCACTGACATGCCGATGGGCGAGTACCTCGACCGGGGCGGCTACAGCCAGGAGTTCCGGTACGGCTACTTCATCCTGCTGTGCAGCGCGGTGTGGTCGGTGCCCGCCGAACTGGTCTGGGAGATGCCGGCCACGACCGTGATCGCGTTCTTCATGGCCCACGACGAGACCGGCCTCGGCGGCCGCCGCGTGGACTGGCGGACCGTGGGCGGCGGTTCGATCTCGTACGTCCGCAAGGTGCTCGCGGCGATCGACCCGAAGGTGCGGCTGTCCGAGCCGGTGACCGGGATCCACCAGGACGAGGACGGGGTCACCGTGCGGACCGCGGGCGGCTCCGAGCGCTTCGACCACGTGGTGCTCGCCACGCACGCCGATGTGACCCGTGCCCTCCTGGAGAACCCCACCGACCGACAGCGCGAGCTGCTCGCGCCGCTGCGCTACAACGCCTCCACGGTGATCCTGCACACCGATCCGTCCGTGATGCCGGCCGACCGGTCCCGCTGGGAGGCCTGGAACTACGGCAAGGTGACGGTCGACGGGCAGCCGCGCACGTACGTGGCCTACTACATGAACAAGCTGCACGACTTCGAGTCGGAGACCGACTACTTCGTCACCCTCGACTGCCCGCTGCCGGTCGCCGAGGACACCGTCATCCGCACCTTCCACTACGAACACCCGGTCCTCGACATGGCGATGCGCCGCGCCCAGCAGACCGTCTACGAGGTCAACGAAGGACCCCGGGTCAAGCTGTGCGGCTCGTACTTCCACTCCAAGCAGCAGTACCACGACCAGATCGGCTCGCACGAGGCCGCGTTCTCCGCCGGGAAGGAGGCGGCGGCCCAGTTGCTGCGCGAACTGGGCCGGTAG